Proteins found in one Heterodontus francisci isolate sHetFra1 unplaced genomic scaffold, sHetFra1.hap1 HAP1_SCAFFOLD_832, whole genome shotgun sequence genomic segment:
- the LOC137364702 gene encoding antigen WC1.1-like, which translates to MALPASCGPGSGPVWLDELKCSSNESFLWKCPSASWGNHDCSHKEDVRVMCSEHKELQLVNGKHRCEGRVEVFYNGTWGTVCSDTFDGPDAEVICKQLQCGPLSSIDYYTQSFGEGSGTIWLDGMKCISHESFLWQCQTEPWGKHNCEHRDDAGVVCSEANVAKEQLHRSEDCIREYDCKRGLSPDSGQWLRLFGGNTNCSGRVEIFCNNIWGTVCDDSWDMADANVVCRQLGCGHALLAPGGATFSQGDGVIWLDEVKCTGSESSLADCPSSSPAQSDCDHKEDASVICSGLDVPPIVFPSTSAEQGYKTTSILVAGCFGVLLISVLISLIVVVQKKSLRRGSVTSGKGSPAVLYHAIYEEIENIPPGKDSYQIRRSDKVKANPKRFCKYIKRKYVTRERLGPFQDRCGNLCVEPREMGEVLKEYFSSGFTVQKVTEASEFKGRDSDLLT; encoded by the exons atggcacttcctgcatcttgtggaccaggttcagggccagtttggttggatgaactgaagtgttccagtaacgaatcatttctctggaaatgtccctcagcatcgtggggtaaccacgactgttctcataaagaagatgtgagggtcatgtgttcag AGCACAAGGAGCTGCAGCTAGTGAATGGGaaacatcgctgtgaggggagagtggaagtgttctacaatggcacctggggaacagtgtgctcagatacattcgatggacctgatgcagaagtgatttgtaaacagttacagtgcggtcccctcagttctatcgattattacactcagtcattcggagaaggatccggaaccatttggctcgatgggatgaaGTGTATTTCAcatgaatcgttcctttggcagtgtcaaacagaaccgtggggtaaacacaactgtgaacacagggacgatgctggtgttgtttgttcag aagcgaATGTAGCAAAGGAGCAGCTCCATAGAtcagaggactgcattcgagaatatgattgtaaacgtgggctttcaccag attcgggacaatggttgcgcctgtttggaggtaacaccaactgctccgggagagtggagatattttGCAATAAcatctggggcacggtgtgtgatgactcctgggatatggccgatgccaatgttgtctgcaggcagctgggttgtggccacgctctattggccccaggaggggctactttttcccagggtgacggtgttatctggctggatgaggtgaagtgcaccggaagcgaatcttctctggccgactgtccttcctcatcgccagctcaatctgactgtgatcacaaggaagatgccagtgtgatttgttccg gactcgatgtgcctccaattgttttcccgtccacatctgcag aacagggatataaaactacttccatcctcgtTGCgggctgcttcggagtcctgctaatctctgtgttgatctcactgatagtGGTTGTACAGAAAAAGTCActcagaagag gttctgtcacgagtggcaagggttcaccggctgttTTGTACcatgcaatttatgaagagattgagaatattccacctggcaaggattcctatcagatcaggCGTTCAG ataaggtaaAGGCGAATCCTAaacgattctgtaagtatattaagaggaaaTATGTAACTAGGGAGAGATTAGGTCCCTTTCAGGATCGGtgcggtaatctgtgtgtggagccacgggaaatgggcgaggttttAAAGGAATACTTTTCGTCTGgatttaccgtgcagaaggtcacGGAAGCTAGCGAGTTCAAGGGAAGGGACAGCGATCTCCTGACGTAA